The following are from one region of the Vitis riparia cultivar Riparia Gloire de Montpellier isolate 1030 chromosome 14, EGFV_Vit.rip_1.0, whole genome shotgun sequence genome:
- the LOC117930231 gene encoding probable disease resistance protein At4g27220 isoform X4, giving the protein MEDVVLFDGKVSFPPNLEELVLQNLPNLMEMDVGILPKLKILKLEELHGCLLSKVSLSPNLEEIVLKSLPKLEEIDFGTLPKLKILKVEKLPQLVLSSSMFKNFHNLKELRIIDCGMEDMRGVNTSTNDEVLFNEKASFLESRASTLNDIMDALRDDNINLIGVWGMAGVGKTTLLKQVVQQAKQQRLFTRQAYMDVSSISGLETLRQKIVQVLGLALWVPNADELKQRLKEGKILIILDDIWTEIDLEKVGIPCKGDETQCKIVLASRDDLLCKDMGAQRCFPVKRLPPDEAWSFFKKTAGDSVEENLELQPIAIQVVEKCDGLPIAIVTIAKALKDETVAVWENALEQLRSCAPTNIRAVDKKVYSCLEWSYTHLKGDDVKSLFLLCGMLGYGDISLDLLLRYGMGLDLFGHINSLELARNRLLALVEILKASGLLLDSHEDRNKFDEERASSSLFMDVDNKFVRMHSVVREVARAIASKDPHPFVVREDVGLEEWSETDESKRCAFISLHCKAVHDLPQELVWPELQFFLLQNNNPPLNIPNTFFEGMKKLKVLDLSRMHFTTLPSSLDSLANFRTLRLDGCELGDIALIGKLTKLEVLSLMGSTIRQLPNEMSQLTNLRLLDLNYCEKLEVIPRNILSSLSQLECLYMKSSFTQWATEGESNACLSELNHLSHLTTLEIYIPDAKLLPKDILFENLTRYAISIGTRWRLRTKRALNLEKVNRSLHLGDGMSKLLERSEALKFMELSGTKYVLHPSDRESFLELKHLEVGFSPKIQYIMDSKNQQLLQHGAFPLLESLILQALINFEEVWHGPIPIGSFGNLKTLRVRACPKLKFLLLLSTGRGLSQLEEMLIAGCNAMQQIIAYERESEIREDGHAGTNLQLFPKLRSLILEDLPQLINFSSELETTSSTSLSTNARSEDSFFGHKVSFPKLKELTLRNLPKLKDTWHYQLPFEFFFNHGS; this is encoded by the exons ATGGAAGATGTAGTGCTCTTCGATGGAAAG GTTTCATTCCCTCCTAATTTGGAGGAGTTGGTTCTACAAAACCTTCCCAATTTGATGGAGATGGATGTTGGGATCCTCCCAAAGTTAAAAATTCTGAAGTTAGAGGAACTACATGGATGTCTTTTGTCTAAG GTTTCACTTTCTCCTAATTTGGAGGAGATAGTTCTAAAAAGTCTTCCAAAATTGGAGGAGATAGATTTTGGGACCCTCCCAAAGTTAAAAATCCTAAAGGTTGAGAAACTACCTCAATTAGTTTTGTCTTCTTCAATGTTCAAGAATTTTCACAATCTCAAAGAGTTACGTATCATTGATTGTGGGATGGAAGACATGAGAGGTGTCAATACTTCTACTAATGATGAAGTGCTCTTCAATGAAAAG GCTTCATTCCTTGAATCAAGAGCCTCCACTCTGAACGATATTATGGATGCCTTAAGAGACGACAATATCAACTTGATTGGAGTATGGGGCATGGCCGGTGTGGGCAAAACAACACTGCTGAAACAAGTGGTTCAACAAGCTAAGCAACAGCGGTTGTTCACCAGACAAGCCTATATGGATGTATCCTCCATTTCAGGCTTGGAAACACTTCGACAAAAAATTGTACAAGTGTTGGGCTTAGCACTTTGGGTGCCCAATGCGGATGAATTGAAGCAGAGACTGAAGGAAGGGAAGATCCTTATTATCTTAGATGATATTTGGACGGAAATTGATTTGGAGAAAGTAGGAATTCCTTGTAAAGGTGATGAGACACAATGCAAAATAGTGTTGGCTTCGAGAGATGACCTATTATGCAAAGACATGGGCGCACAAAGATGTTTTCCAGTGAAACGTTTACCACCAGATGAAGCATGGAGTTTTTTTAAGAAGACAGCAGGTGATTCCGTGGAGGAGAATCTTGAACTGCAACCCATAGCCATTCAAGTAGTTGAAAAATGTGATGGTCTACCAATTGCAATTGTAACAATTGCCAAGGCATTAAAAGATGAGACCGTGGCTGTATGGGAGAATGCCCTGGAACAACTTAGGAGTTGTGCACCAACAAACATTAGAGCAGTGGATAAGAAGGTTTACTCATGTCTGGAGTGGAGCTACACCCATTTGAAGGGTGATGACGTGAAGTCATTGTTCTTACTTTGTGGGATGCTCGGCTATGGTGATATTTCATTGGATCTCTTGTTACGATATGGTATGGGTCTGGATTTGTTTGGCCACATCAACTCATTGGAGCTAGCAAGAAATAGACTACTTGCATTGGTGGAAATCCTTAAAGCCTCAGGCTTGTTACTTGACAGTCATGAAGATAGAAAcaaatttgatgaagaaagaGCTTCAAGTTCGCTTTTCATGGATGTTGATAACAAGTTTGTGAGGATGCACAGTGTTGTTCGTGAAGTTGCCAGAGCAATTGCATCCAAGGATCCTCATCCATTTGTAGTCAGAGAAGATGTTGGATTGGAAGAATGGTCAGAGACTGATGAATCCAAAAGGTGCGCTTTCATCTCTTTGCATTGCAAAGCTGTGCATGACCTTCCTCAAGAGTTGGTATGGCCGgaacttcaattttttctattgCAGAACAACAATCCTCCCTTGAATATCCCGAACACATTTTTCGAAGGGATGAAAAAACTCAAAGTTTTGGATTTGTCCCGTATGCATTTTACAACACTACCATCATCACTTGATTCCCTTGCAAATTTCCGAACATTGCGTCTGGATGGGTGCGAGTTGGGAGACATTGCTCTAATTGGAAAGCTAACGAAACTAGAAGTTCTTAGCTTGATGGGTTCTACAATCCGACAATTGCCTAATGAAATGTCGCAATTGACCAATCTAAGGCTGTTGGATTTGAATTATTGTGAGAAGCTTGAAGTAATTCCACGAAATATCTTATCAAGTTTGTCTCAATTAGAATGTTTGTACATGAAATCTAGCTTTACTCAATGGGCAACTGAAGGTGAAAGCAATGCTTGCTTATCCGAGCTAAATCATTTGTCTCATTTGACAACTTTAGAGATATATATACCAGATGCCAAGTTGCTACCAAAAGACATTCTATTTGAGAACTTGACAAGATATGCGATATCTATAGGTACTCGGTGGAGGTTGAGAACCAAAAGAGCATTGAACCTCGAGAAAGTCAATAGAAGCTTACATTTGGGGGATGGAATGAGCAAGTTGTTGGAGAGAAGTGAAGCACTAAAGTTCATGGAATTAAGTGGTACTAAATATGTTCTTCACCCATCAGATAGGGAGAGTTTCCTTGAACTAAAGCATCTCGAAGTTGGTTTTAGTCCTAAGATTCAATACATCATGGATTCAAAGAATCAACAGTTGTTGCAACATGGTGCCTTTCCTCTATTGGAGTCATTGATTCTTCAGGCTTTGATAAACTTCGAAGAAGTATGGCATGGCCCAATTCCAATAGGGTCTTTTGGTAACTTAAAAACTCTACGAGTGCGTGCATGTCCTAAATTGAAATTTCTCCTTTTGCTCTCCACGGGTAGAGGCCTTTCCCAACTTGAAGAAATGCTTATAGCAGGATGCAATGCCATGCAACAAATAATCGCATATGAAAGGGAGTCAGAAATAAGAGAAGATGGACATGCTGGGACCAACTTGCAACTATTCCCAAAATTGCGATCCTTGATTCTCGAGGATCTACCACAGCTCATCAACTTCAGTTCCGAGTTAGAAACAACATCTTCCACATCTTTGAGTACAAATGCAAGGTCGGAAGACTCATTTTTCGGTCATAAG GTTTCATTCCCTAAGTTAAAGGAGTTGACACTCAGAAATCTGCCCAAGCTGAAGGATACATGGCATTATCAACTTCCATTTGAATTCTTCTTCAATCACGGATCTTAA
- the LOC117930231 gene encoding probable disease resistance protein At4g27220 isoform X1 has product MEDVVLFDGKVSFPNLEKLILHDLPKLREIWHHQHPPESFYNLQILEVYNYPGLLNLIPSHLIQRFGNLKEIKVKYCKVLKHVFDFQGLDKNIRILPRLESLQLNSLPKLRRVVCNEDDDKNDSVRCLFSSSTAFHNLKFLSITNCGNKVEDEGHINTPMEDVVLFYGKLSFPPNLEELILKRLPKLKEMDVGILLKLKFLKLEKLPRLRLTVASMFKNFHNLQKLHIIDCGMEDGEDVNTPSNDVVFSNEKVSFPPNLEELVLQNLPNLMEMDVGILPKLKILKLEELHGCLLSKVSLSPNLEEIVLKSLPKLEEIDFGTLPKLKILKVEKLPQLVLSSSMFKNFHNLKELRIIDCGMEDMRGVNTSTNDEVLFNEKASFLESRASTLNDIMDALRDDNINLIGVWGMAGVGKTTLLKQVVQQAKQQRLFTRQAYMDVSSISGLETLRQKIVQVLGLALWVPNADELKQRLKEGKILIILDDIWTEIDLEKVGIPCKGDETQCKIVLASRDDLLCKDMGAQRCFPVKRLPPDEAWSFFKKTAGDSVEENLELQPIAIQVVEKCDGLPIAIVTIAKALKDETVAVWENALEQLRSCAPTNIRAVDKKVYSCLEWSYTHLKGDDVKSLFLLCGMLGYGDISLDLLLRYGMGLDLFGHINSLELARNRLLALVEILKASGLLLDSHEDRNKFDEERASSSLFMDVDNKFVRMHSVVREVARAIASKDPHPFVVREDVGLEEWSETDESKRCAFISLHCKAVHDLPQELVWPELQFFLLQNNNPPLNIPNTFFEGMKKLKVLDLSRMHFTTLPSSLDSLANFRTLRLDGCELGDIALIGKLTKLEVLSLMGSTIRQLPNEMSQLTNLRLLDLNYCEKLEVIPRNILSSLSQLECLYMKSSFTQWATEGESNACLSELNHLSHLTTLEIYIPDAKLLPKDILFENLTRYAISIGTRWRLRTKRALNLEKVNRSLHLGDGMSKLLERSEALKFMELSGTKYVLHPSDRESFLELKHLEVGFSPKIQYIMDSKNQQLLQHGAFPLLESLILQALINFEEVWHGPIPIGSFGNLKTLRVRACPKLKFLLLLSTGRGLSQLEEMLIAGCNAMQQIIAYERESEIREDGHAGTNLQLFPKLRSLILEDLPQLINFSSELETTSSTSLSTNARSEDSFFGHKVSFPKLKELTLRNLPKLKDTWHYQLPFEFFFNHGS; this is encoded by the exons ATGGAAGATGTAGTGCTCTTCGATGGAAAG GTTTCATTCCCTAATTTGGAGAAGTTGATACTTCATGATCTTCCCAAATTGAGGGAGATATGGCATCACCAACATCCACCTGAGTCCTTCTACAATTTGCAAATCCTAGAAGTATACAATTATCCAGGCCTACTTAATCTTATCCCATCTCATTTGATACAGAGATTCGGcaatttgaaagaaataaagGTGAAGTACTGTAAAGTCCTAAAACATGTGTTTGATTTTCAAGGacttgataaaaatattaggatTCTCCCAAGGTTAGAATCTTTACAATTAAATTCACTACCTAAGTTGAGGCGTGTTGTATGCAATGAGGATGATGACAAGAATGATAGCGTGAGGtgtcttttctcttcttccacGGCTTTTCACAACCTTAAATTCCTATCCATCACAAATTGTGGGAACAAAGTTGAAGATGAGGGACATATCAATACTCCTATGGAAGATGTAGTGCTCTTCTATGGAAAG CTTTCATTCCCTCCTAATTTGGAGGAGTTGATTTTAAAAAGACTTCCCAAGTTGAAGGAGATGGATGTTGGGATCCtcttaaagttaaaattccTGAAGTTAGAGAAACTACCTAGGCTAAGACTTACGGTAGCTTCCATGTTCAAGAATTTTCACAATCTCCAAAAGCTACATATCATTGATTGTGGGATGGAAGACGGGGAAGATGTCAATACTCCTAGTAATGATGTAGTGTTCTCCAATGAAAAG GTTTCATTCCCTCCTAATTTGGAGGAGTTGGTTCTACAAAACCTTCCCAATTTGATGGAGATGGATGTTGGGATCCTCCCAAAGTTAAAAATTCTGAAGTTAGAGGAACTACATGGATGTCTTTTGTCTAAG GTTTCACTTTCTCCTAATTTGGAGGAGATAGTTCTAAAAAGTCTTCCAAAATTGGAGGAGATAGATTTTGGGACCCTCCCAAAGTTAAAAATCCTAAAGGTTGAGAAACTACCTCAATTAGTTTTGTCTTCTTCAATGTTCAAGAATTTTCACAATCTCAAAGAGTTACGTATCATTGATTGTGGGATGGAAGACATGAGAGGTGTCAATACTTCTACTAATGATGAAGTGCTCTTCAATGAAAAG GCTTCATTCCTTGAATCAAGAGCCTCCACTCTGAACGATATTATGGATGCCTTAAGAGACGACAATATCAACTTGATTGGAGTATGGGGCATGGCCGGTGTGGGCAAAACAACACTGCTGAAACAAGTGGTTCAACAAGCTAAGCAACAGCGGTTGTTCACCAGACAAGCCTATATGGATGTATCCTCCATTTCAGGCTTGGAAACACTTCGACAAAAAATTGTACAAGTGTTGGGCTTAGCACTTTGGGTGCCCAATGCGGATGAATTGAAGCAGAGACTGAAGGAAGGGAAGATCCTTATTATCTTAGATGATATTTGGACGGAAATTGATTTGGAGAAAGTAGGAATTCCTTGTAAAGGTGATGAGACACAATGCAAAATAGTGTTGGCTTCGAGAGATGACCTATTATGCAAAGACATGGGCGCACAAAGATGTTTTCCAGTGAAACGTTTACCACCAGATGAAGCATGGAGTTTTTTTAAGAAGACAGCAGGTGATTCCGTGGAGGAGAATCTTGAACTGCAACCCATAGCCATTCAAGTAGTTGAAAAATGTGATGGTCTACCAATTGCAATTGTAACAATTGCCAAGGCATTAAAAGATGAGACCGTGGCTGTATGGGAGAATGCCCTGGAACAACTTAGGAGTTGTGCACCAACAAACATTAGAGCAGTGGATAAGAAGGTTTACTCATGTCTGGAGTGGAGCTACACCCATTTGAAGGGTGATGACGTGAAGTCATTGTTCTTACTTTGTGGGATGCTCGGCTATGGTGATATTTCATTGGATCTCTTGTTACGATATGGTATGGGTCTGGATTTGTTTGGCCACATCAACTCATTGGAGCTAGCAAGAAATAGACTACTTGCATTGGTGGAAATCCTTAAAGCCTCAGGCTTGTTACTTGACAGTCATGAAGATAGAAAcaaatttgatgaagaaagaGCTTCAAGTTCGCTTTTCATGGATGTTGATAACAAGTTTGTGAGGATGCACAGTGTTGTTCGTGAAGTTGCCAGAGCAATTGCATCCAAGGATCCTCATCCATTTGTAGTCAGAGAAGATGTTGGATTGGAAGAATGGTCAGAGACTGATGAATCCAAAAGGTGCGCTTTCATCTCTTTGCATTGCAAAGCTGTGCATGACCTTCCTCAAGAGTTGGTATGGCCGgaacttcaattttttctattgCAGAACAACAATCCTCCCTTGAATATCCCGAACACATTTTTCGAAGGGATGAAAAAACTCAAAGTTTTGGATTTGTCCCGTATGCATTTTACAACACTACCATCATCACTTGATTCCCTTGCAAATTTCCGAACATTGCGTCTGGATGGGTGCGAGTTGGGAGACATTGCTCTAATTGGAAAGCTAACGAAACTAGAAGTTCTTAGCTTGATGGGTTCTACAATCCGACAATTGCCTAATGAAATGTCGCAATTGACCAATCTAAGGCTGTTGGATTTGAATTATTGTGAGAAGCTTGAAGTAATTCCACGAAATATCTTATCAAGTTTGTCTCAATTAGAATGTTTGTACATGAAATCTAGCTTTACTCAATGGGCAACTGAAGGTGAAAGCAATGCTTGCTTATCCGAGCTAAATCATTTGTCTCATTTGACAACTTTAGAGATATATATACCAGATGCCAAGTTGCTACCAAAAGACATTCTATTTGAGAACTTGACAAGATATGCGATATCTATAGGTACTCGGTGGAGGTTGAGAACCAAAAGAGCATTGAACCTCGAGAAAGTCAATAGAAGCTTACATTTGGGGGATGGAATGAGCAAGTTGTTGGAGAGAAGTGAAGCACTAAAGTTCATGGAATTAAGTGGTACTAAATATGTTCTTCACCCATCAGATAGGGAGAGTTTCCTTGAACTAAAGCATCTCGAAGTTGGTTTTAGTCCTAAGATTCAATACATCATGGATTCAAAGAATCAACAGTTGTTGCAACATGGTGCCTTTCCTCTATTGGAGTCATTGATTCTTCAGGCTTTGATAAACTTCGAAGAAGTATGGCATGGCCCAATTCCAATAGGGTCTTTTGGTAACTTAAAAACTCTACGAGTGCGTGCATGTCCTAAATTGAAATTTCTCCTTTTGCTCTCCACGGGTAGAGGCCTTTCCCAACTTGAAGAAATGCTTATAGCAGGATGCAATGCCATGCAACAAATAATCGCATATGAAAGGGAGTCAGAAATAAGAGAAGATGGACATGCTGGGACCAACTTGCAACTATTCCCAAAATTGCGATCCTTGATTCTCGAGGATCTACCACAGCTCATCAACTTCAGTTCCGAGTTAGAAACAACATCTTCCACATCTTTGAGTACAAATGCAAGGTCGGAAGACTCATTTTTCGGTCATAAG GTTTCATTCCCTAAGTTAAAGGAGTTGACACTCAGAAATCTGCCCAAGCTGAAGGATACATGGCATTATCAACTTCCATTTGAATTCTTCTTCAATCACGGATCTTAA
- the LOC117930231 gene encoding probable disease resistance protein At4g27220 isoform X2, with the protein MEDVVLFDGKVSFPNLEKLILHDLPKLREIWHHQHPPESFYNLQILEVYNYPGLLNLIPSHLIQRFGNLKEIKVKYCKVLKHVFDFQGLDKNIRILPRLESLQLNSLPKLRRVVCNEDDDKNDSVRCLFSSSTAFHNLKFLSITNCGNKVEDEGHINTPMEDVVLFYGKLSFPPNLEELILKRLPKLKEMDVGILLKLKFLKLEKLPRLRLTVASMFKNFHNLQKLHIIDCGMEDGEDVNTPSNDVVFSNEKVSFPPNLEELVLQNLPNLMEMDVGILPKLKILKLEELHGCLLSKVSLSPNLEEIVLKSLPKLEEIDFGTLPKLKILKVEKLPQLVLSSSMFKNFHNLKELRIIDCGMEDMRGVNTSTNDEVLFNEKASFLESRASTLNDIMDALRDDNINLIGVWGMAGVGKTTLLKQVVQQAKQQRLFTRQAYMDVSSISGLETLRQKIVQVLGLALWVPNADELKQRLKEGKILIILDDIWTEIDLEKVGIPCKGDETQCKIVLASRDDLLCKDMGAQRCFPVKRLPPDEAWSFFKKTAGDSVEENLELQPIAIQVVEKCDGLPIAIVTIAKALKDETVAVWENALEQLRSCAPTNIRAVDKKVYSCLEWSYTHLKGDDVKSLFLLCGMLGYGDISLDLLLRYGMGLDLFGHINSLELARNRLLALVEILKASGLFDEERASSSLFMDVDNKFVRMHSVVREVARAIASKDPHPFVVREDVGLEEWSETDESKRCAFISLHCKAVHDLPQELVWPELQFFLLQNNNPPLNIPNTFFEGMKKLKVLDLSRMHFTTLPSSLDSLANFRTLRLDGCELGDIALIGKLTKLEVLSLMGSTIRQLPNEMSQLTNLRLLDLNYCEKLEVIPRNILSSLSQLECLYMKSSFTQWATEGESNACLSELNHLSHLTTLEIYIPDAKLLPKDILFENLTRYAISIGTRWRLRTKRALNLEKVNRSLHLGDGMSKLLERSEALKFMELSGTKYVLHPSDRESFLELKHLEVGFSPKIQYIMDSKNQQLLQHGAFPLLESLILQALINFEEVWHGPIPIGSFGNLKTLRVRACPKLKFLLLLSTGRGLSQLEEMLIAGCNAMQQIIAYERESEIREDGHAGTNLQLFPKLRSLILEDLPQLINFSSELETTSSTSLSTNARSEDSFFGHKVSFPKLKELTLRNLPKLKDTWHYQLPFEFFFNHGS; encoded by the exons ATGGAAGATGTAGTGCTCTTCGATGGAAAG GTTTCATTCCCTAATTTGGAGAAGTTGATACTTCATGATCTTCCCAAATTGAGGGAGATATGGCATCACCAACATCCACCTGAGTCCTTCTACAATTTGCAAATCCTAGAAGTATACAATTATCCAGGCCTACTTAATCTTATCCCATCTCATTTGATACAGAGATTCGGcaatttgaaagaaataaagGTGAAGTACTGTAAAGTCCTAAAACATGTGTTTGATTTTCAAGGacttgataaaaatattaggatTCTCCCAAGGTTAGAATCTTTACAATTAAATTCACTACCTAAGTTGAGGCGTGTTGTATGCAATGAGGATGATGACAAGAATGATAGCGTGAGGtgtcttttctcttcttccacGGCTTTTCACAACCTTAAATTCCTATCCATCACAAATTGTGGGAACAAAGTTGAAGATGAGGGACATATCAATACTCCTATGGAAGATGTAGTGCTCTTCTATGGAAAG CTTTCATTCCCTCCTAATTTGGAGGAGTTGATTTTAAAAAGACTTCCCAAGTTGAAGGAGATGGATGTTGGGATCCtcttaaagttaaaattccTGAAGTTAGAGAAACTACCTAGGCTAAGACTTACGGTAGCTTCCATGTTCAAGAATTTTCACAATCTCCAAAAGCTACATATCATTGATTGTGGGATGGAAGACGGGGAAGATGTCAATACTCCTAGTAATGATGTAGTGTTCTCCAATGAAAAG GTTTCATTCCCTCCTAATTTGGAGGAGTTGGTTCTACAAAACCTTCCCAATTTGATGGAGATGGATGTTGGGATCCTCCCAAAGTTAAAAATTCTGAAGTTAGAGGAACTACATGGATGTCTTTTGTCTAAG GTTTCACTTTCTCCTAATTTGGAGGAGATAGTTCTAAAAAGTCTTCCAAAATTGGAGGAGATAGATTTTGGGACCCTCCCAAAGTTAAAAATCCTAAAGGTTGAGAAACTACCTCAATTAGTTTTGTCTTCTTCAATGTTCAAGAATTTTCACAATCTCAAAGAGTTACGTATCATTGATTGTGGGATGGAAGACATGAGAGGTGTCAATACTTCTACTAATGATGAAGTGCTCTTCAATGAAAAG GCTTCATTCCTTGAATCAAGAGCCTCCACTCTGAACGATATTATGGATGCCTTAAGAGACGACAATATCAACTTGATTGGAGTATGGGGCATGGCCGGTGTGGGCAAAACAACACTGCTGAAACAAGTGGTTCAACAAGCTAAGCAACAGCGGTTGTTCACCAGACAAGCCTATATGGATGTATCCTCCATTTCAGGCTTGGAAACACTTCGACAAAAAATTGTACAAGTGTTGGGCTTAGCACTTTGGGTGCCCAATGCGGATGAATTGAAGCAGAGACTGAAGGAAGGGAAGATCCTTATTATCTTAGATGATATTTGGACGGAAATTGATTTGGAGAAAGTAGGAATTCCTTGTAAAGGTGATGAGACACAATGCAAAATAGTGTTGGCTTCGAGAGATGACCTATTATGCAAAGACATGGGCGCACAAAGATGTTTTCCAGTGAAACGTTTACCACCAGATGAAGCATGGAGTTTTTTTAAGAAGACAGCAGGTGATTCCGTGGAGGAGAATCTTGAACTGCAACCCATAGCCATTCAAGTAGTTGAAAAATGTGATGGTCTACCAATTGCAATTGTAACAATTGCCAAGGCATTAAAAGATGAGACCGTGGCTGTATGGGAGAATGCCCTGGAACAACTTAGGAGTTGTGCACCAACAAACATTAGAGCAGTGGATAAGAAGGTTTACTCATGTCTGGAGTGGAGCTACACCCATTTGAAGGGTGATGACGTGAAGTCATTGTTCTTACTTTGTGGGATGCTCGGCTATGGTGATATTTCATTGGATCTCTTGTTACGATATGGTATGGGTCTGGATTTGTTTGGCCACATCAACTCATTGGAGCTAGCAAGAAATAGACTACTTGCATTGGTGGAAATCCTTAAAGCCTCAGGCTTG tttgatgaagaaagaGCTTCAAGTTCGCTTTTCATGGATGTTGATAACAAGTTTGTGAGGATGCACAGTGTTGTTCGTGAAGTTGCCAGAGCAATTGCATCCAAGGATCCTCATCCATTTGTAGTCAGAGAAGATGTTGGATTGGAAGAATGGTCAGAGACTGATGAATCCAAAAGGTGCGCTTTCATCTCTTTGCATTGCAAAGCTGTGCATGACCTTCCTCAAGAGTTGGTATGGCCGgaacttcaattttttctattgCAGAACAACAATCCTCCCTTGAATATCCCGAACACATTTTTCGAAGGGATGAAAAAACTCAAAGTTTTGGATTTGTCCCGTATGCATTTTACAACACTACCATCATCACTTGATTCCCTTGCAAATTTCCGAACATTGCGTCTGGATGGGTGCGAGTTGGGAGACATTGCTCTAATTGGAAAGCTAACGAAACTAGAAGTTCTTAGCTTGATGGGTTCTACAATCCGACAATTGCCTAATGAAATGTCGCAATTGACCAATCTAAGGCTGTTGGATTTGAATTATTGTGAGAAGCTTGAAGTAATTCCACGAAATATCTTATCAAGTTTGTCTCAATTAGAATGTTTGTACATGAAATCTAGCTTTACTCAATGGGCAACTGAAGGTGAAAGCAATGCTTGCTTATCCGAGCTAAATCATTTGTCTCATTTGACAACTTTAGAGATATATATACCAGATGCCAAGTTGCTACCAAAAGACATTCTATTTGAGAACTTGACAAGATATGCGATATCTATAGGTACTCGGTGGAGGTTGAGAACCAAAAGAGCATTGAACCTCGAGAAAGTCAATAGAAGCTTACATTTGGGGGATGGAATGAGCAAGTTGTTGGAGAGAAGTGAAGCACTAAAGTTCATGGAATTAAGTGGTACTAAATATGTTCTTCACCCATCAGATAGGGAGAGTTTCCTTGAACTAAAGCATCTCGAAGTTGGTTTTAGTCCTAAGATTCAATACATCATGGATTCAAAGAATCAACAGTTGTTGCAACATGGTGCCTTTCCTCTATTGGAGTCATTGATTCTTCAGGCTTTGATAAACTTCGAAGAAGTATGGCATGGCCCAATTCCAATAGGGTCTTTTGGTAACTTAAAAACTCTACGAGTGCGTGCATGTCCTAAATTGAAATTTCTCCTTTTGCTCTCCACGGGTAGAGGCCTTTCCCAACTTGAAGAAATGCTTATAGCAGGATGCAATGCCATGCAACAAATAATCGCATATGAAAGGGAGTCAGAAATAAGAGAAGATGGACATGCTGGGACCAACTTGCAACTATTCCCAAAATTGCGATCCTTGATTCTCGAGGATCTACCACAGCTCATCAACTTCAGTTCCGAGTTAGAAACAACATCTTCCACATCTTTGAGTACAAATGCAAGGTCGGAAGACTCATTTTTCGGTCATAAG GTTTCATTCCCTAAGTTAAAGGAGTTGACACTCAGAAATCTGCCCAAGCTGAAGGATACATGGCATTATCAACTTCCATTTGAATTCTTCTTCAATCACGGATCTTAA